The following are encoded in a window of Actinomyces oris genomic DNA:
- a CDS encoding universal stress protein translates to MRILTAFTNSLGGRDSYHLGVSLAEAFSCPLDLVTVVKGGGGRYVLDVTDHAFQDVVATQVDDWMSEIMEEHRPRVPVSKYLRYSLSFPEGIIASAEELKADLLVAGGGRHGVLGRVSLGSVGQTLLNSSTVPVALSPRGMRHAPLDGLSRITVMLGESGRWRGVLSKARTFADRAGVPLRLVTVATGDSQDTAEIEKRTESLLAEVRLDLTGLDDQRVQIVHAHSMSAAVLAMEWSRNELAFLGSARLAQSGRLFLGPDANKILRVLPVPLVAVPADPADVGGGT, encoded by the coding sequence ATGCGCATTCTGACGGCCTTCACCAATTCGCTCGGCGGTCGAGACTCCTACCACCTAGGGGTGTCTCTCGCTGAAGCGTTCTCGTGCCCACTCGATCTCGTCACCGTCGTCAAGGGCGGCGGGGGACGCTACGTCCTTGACGTCACCGATCACGCCTTCCAGGACGTCGTCGCCACGCAGGTCGACGACTGGATGTCGGAGATCATGGAGGAGCATCGGCCTCGTGTGCCGGTGAGCAAGTACCTGCGGTACAGCCTTTCTTTCCCCGAGGGCATCATCGCCTCGGCCGAGGAGCTCAAGGCCGACCTGCTCGTAGCCGGCGGAGGCCGTCACGGGGTCCTGGGGCGGGTGTCCCTCGGCTCCGTGGGGCAGACGCTGCTCAACTCCTCGACTGTTCCTGTCGCTCTGTCCCCGCGCGGCATGAGGCACGCCCCTCTCGACGGGCTCTCACGCATCACGGTCATGCTGGGCGAGTCCGGTAGGTGGAGGGGAGTGCTCAGTAAGGCCAGGACCTTCGCAGACAGAGCCGGTGTCCCGTTGCGTCTCGTCACGGTGGCCACCGGGGACTCACAGGACACCGCGGAGATCGAGAAGCGGACCGAGTCCCTGCTCGCCGAGGTGCGCCTGGATCTCACCGGACTGGATGATCAGCGTGTCCAGATCGTTCACGCCCACTCCATGAGCGCCGCCGTGCTGGCCATGGAGTGGAGCAGGAATGAGCTGGCCTTCCTGGGGTCGGCGCGCCTGGCCCAGAGCGGGCGCCTGTTCCTGGGGCCGGACGCCAACAAGATCCTGCGGGTCCTGCCGGTGCCGCTCGTCGCCGTCCCGGCTGATCCGGCCGACGTCGGAGGTGGAACATGA
- a CDS encoding aminobutyraldehyde dehydrogenase has protein sequence MSLPLLQNFINGKFIPAATDATFDVVDPRTEQVVAQCPVSGSADVDAAYDAALKAFESWRLTTPAERQMLLLRLADALEANADRLVEAQRRNTGQLAEMIRAEEVVTGASQLRFFAGAARLQSGVASGEYAEGLNSQIRREPIGVVGQIVPWNYPFMMLIWKVGPALAAGNTVVLKPSENTPESAIVFAEIASEILPPGVFNLVLGTGETGRLMSAHPVPGLVALTGSVRAGSDLAEQAAGNVTRVHLELGGKAPAVVFADADIEAAAEGIAAAGIFNAGQDCTAATRVLVEASVAKEFTDALVRHVESLRTGPIPEEEAFYGPLNNARHFASVQKIVEERPAHSHLLTGGHRVGESGYYYAPTVISGLKQDDALVQQEIFGPVLTVQEFSSDDEALALANGVDYALSSSIWTTDHQRVLRFSRDLDFGCVWVNCHIPLVAEMPHGGFKRSGYGKDLSVYGVEDYTRIKHVMSAL, from the coding sequence ATGAGCCTTCCTCTCCTCCAGAACTTTATCAACGGAAAATTTATTCCGGCAGCCACCGATGCCACGTTCGACGTCGTGGATCCTCGAACGGAACAGGTCGTAGCGCAGTGCCCGGTCTCGGGTTCCGCCGATGTCGACGCCGCCTACGACGCCGCCCTCAAGGCATTCGAGAGCTGGCGGCTGACAACGCCGGCGGAACGGCAGATGCTCCTGCTCCGGCTCGCCGACGCCCTGGAGGCCAACGCCGACCGTCTCGTCGAGGCTCAGCGCCGCAACACCGGTCAGCTCGCCGAGATGATCCGGGCGGAGGAAGTCGTGACAGGGGCCTCTCAGCTGCGGTTCTTCGCCGGGGCCGCCCGTCTCCAGTCGGGTGTCGCCTCGGGGGAGTACGCCGAGGGTCTAAACTCGCAGATTCGCCGTGAGCCCATCGGCGTCGTCGGGCAGATCGTTCCGTGGAACTACCCCTTCATGATGCTCATCTGGAAGGTCGGGCCCGCTCTGGCCGCAGGCAACACGGTGGTGCTCAAGCCGAGTGAGAACACGCCCGAGAGCGCTATCGTCTTCGCTGAGATCGCCAGTGAGATCCTCCCTCCCGGGGTCTTCAACCTGGTGCTCGGCACCGGCGAGACCGGGCGCCTCATGAGCGCTCATCCGGTGCCCGGGCTGGTTGCGCTCACGGGATCTGTGCGCGCGGGCTCGGATCTCGCCGAACAGGCGGCCGGCAACGTGACCCGCGTTCACCTCGAGCTGGGAGGCAAGGCCCCCGCCGTCGTCTTCGCCGATGCCGACATCGAGGCTGCCGCCGAGGGCATCGCCGCCGCAGGGATATTCAACGCCGGGCAGGACTGCACCGCCGCCACCCGCGTCCTGGTCGAGGCCTCGGTGGCCAAGGAGTTCACCGACGCGTTGGTGCGTCACGTCGAGTCCCTGCGCACCGGTCCGATCCCCGAGGAGGAGGCGTTCTACGGACCCCTGAACAATGCCCGCCACTTCGCCTCCGTGCAGAAGATCGTTGAGGAGCGGCCCGCGCACTCCCACCTGCTGACCGGTGGCCACCGCGTCGGTGAGAGCGGCTACTACTACGCGCCCACCGTCATCTCAGGGCTCAAGCAGGATGACGCGCTCGTGCAGCAGGAGATCTTCGGGCCGGTCCTGACCGTTCAGGAGTTCTCCTCCGACGACGAGGCCCTGGCCCTGGCCAACGGCGTGGACTACGCCCTGTCCTCGTCCATCTGGACGACCGACCACCAGCGTGTCCTGCGATTCAGCAGGGACCTGGACTTCGGCTGCGTCTGGGTGAACTGCCACATCCCCCTCGTCGCGGAGATGCCGCACGGCGGCTTCAAACGGTCCGGCTACGGCAAGGACCTTTCCGTCTACGGCGTGGAGGACTACACACGTATCAAGCACGTCATGAGTGCCCTGTGA
- a CDS encoding PucR family transcriptional regulator, whose translation MVLVSDLIEGADLGVRAVLLPAPHAAVTWVVATELLQPASYLEGGELVLTTGLVMADAEAATWREYVASLVEAGVAALGLGTGIAFDTVPEDLREACRAGRLNLIEVPLEVSFASISREVGAMLQATEPEIGAEGAGDEETLVLQQLTRAAAKDNQSAIMRALASILRGEVSLRDATGRTVVGPFGPEATGIDDEVAECIDRIRPGGMRGAGAVGLGDMRLVVRPVGITGEPERYLATVQRETLTRAQTLGVDLAWSFLNLIAESSKAFTGWLLQLVGASTRHLLAGDIAQGLALADQVQELVLTRLPSPERRSVPATGGGHQWRVVCLEGGSADVAGLSTVLARLLVESRGAPVGERLLWRTDRGGTRLMILGEVERVPSLLEDGSVTPWTERMRIGVSGPVGVTDLPRGAQQALSVCTGTRQLGQAVCWETSGLPSVTDLLDEERAQAFARARLGGVADQPELLELLRIYLSEAGAVQRIAERLGVHRNSVPARLARLRRALGVDIEDAEQRANLWCALHFWAE comes from the coding sequence ATGGTGTTGGTGTCGGATCTCATCGAAGGAGCGGACCTGGGGGTTCGTGCGGTGCTTCTGCCCGCACCGCACGCCGCGGTCACCTGGGTCGTCGCGACCGAGCTCCTCCAACCGGCCTCCTACCTCGAGGGCGGCGAGCTCGTTCTCACCACGGGTCTTGTCATGGCCGATGCGGAGGCGGCCACGTGGCGGGAGTACGTGGCATCACTGGTCGAGGCGGGAGTCGCGGCTCTCGGACTGGGGACCGGCATCGCCTTCGACACCGTGCCCGAGGACCTGCGTGAGGCCTGCAGGGCCGGGCGTCTCAATCTCATCGAGGTCCCCCTCGAGGTCTCCTTCGCCTCCATCAGCCGCGAGGTTGGGGCCATGCTTCAGGCCACCGAGCCTGAGATCGGTGCCGAGGGGGCGGGAGACGAGGAGACCCTGGTCCTGCAACAGCTGACGCGTGCTGCCGCCAAGGACAACCAGAGCGCGATCATGCGCGCCCTGGCCTCGATCCTCCGGGGCGAGGTGTCCCTGCGGGATGCCACGGGACGCACCGTGGTCGGTCCCTTCGGGCCGGAGGCGACGGGAATCGACGACGAGGTCGCCGAGTGCATCGACAGGATCCGTCCGGGAGGGATGCGAGGAGCCGGGGCGGTCGGCCTCGGCGACATGCGGCTGGTCGTCCGCCCGGTCGGCATCACCGGCGAGCCCGAGCGCTACCTGGCGACCGTTCAGCGCGAGACGCTCACGCGCGCTCAGACCCTGGGGGTCGATCTCGCCTGGTCGTTTCTGAATCTCATCGCCGAGTCCTCCAAGGCCTTCACCGGATGGCTCCTCCAGCTCGTGGGGGCCTCCACCCGGCATCTCCTGGCGGGTGACATCGCGCAGGGGCTGGCGCTGGCGGACCAGGTTCAGGAGCTCGTCCTCACACGCCTGCCGTCTCCGGAGCGGCGATCGGTGCCCGCTACCGGTGGTGGTCATCAGTGGCGGGTTGTCTGCCTCGAGGGTGGCAGTGCTGACGTTGCTGGGCTCTCCACAGTGCTGGCCCGCCTGCTCGTCGAGAGTCGGGGGGCTCCGGTGGGGGAGCGGCTTCTGTGGCGCACGGACCGGGGCGGGACCCGCCTGATGATCCTCGGTGAGGTCGAGCGCGTTCCCTCCCTTCTTGAGGACGGCAGCGTCACGCCCTGGACGGAGCGGATGCGGATCGGCGTCAGCGGTCCTGTCGGCGTCACTGATCTGCCGCGGGGCGCACAGCAGGCGCTGTCCGTCTGCACCGGAACTCGGCAGCTCGGACAGGCGGTGTGCTGGGAGACCTCGGGACTGCCGTCGGTCACGGACCTCCTGGACGAGGAGCGGGCCCAAGCCTTCGCCCGCGCTCGCCTCGGGGGCGTCGCCGATCAGCCCGAGCTGCTCGAGCTGTTGAGGATCTACCTCAGCGAGGCCGGGGCGGTGCAGCGCATCGCCGAGCGTCTGGGGGTGCATCGAAACTCCGTCCCCGCACGTCTTGCGCGCCTGAGGAGGGCACTCGGCGTCGACATCGAGGATGCCGAGCAGCGGGCGAATTTGTGGTGTGCGTTACATTTTTGGGCGGAGTGA